AGTTGCTGGGATTTGTACTTCTCGATTTTCGCGATCAGTTCGAGCGAATCCTTCTCCATGCGTGTGCGTTCGGTGATGCCCGTCCGCAGAGCCGCGGCGGAATCCTCGATGCGCGTGCGCAGCTCGTTGACGGTTTCCTCGAGTTTGCGTACTGATTCGGGGAGATCGCCACGCAGTTCACGCAGTTCATCCAGCTCGGTATCCAGCAATTGCAGCAGGTACAACGATCGAAGCTTGTTCTTCAAGGGTACTCCTGCGTCTTGTATTTAAACTGTACACATTCCATTCGTCATCGTCAATACGGGGAAGATACGAGATTTTTCCATCTTATCGAAGAGCCCCGCGCGGAGGACCTCGACGCAGCGGTTGATAAAGGGGAACTCGGTCTCGTAATGTCCCGCGTCCAGCACCAGGAGGCGCCGTCCGTAATCCAGAAACGCGTGATAATTGAGGTCGGCCGTCACGAAGGCCTGCGCGCCGCGCCGGGCCGCCGTTTCGAGCAGCGAGCCCCCCGCCCCGCCGCACACCGCGACCCGGTGGATTGTTGCGTCCGCGTCATGCCGCGAGGCGCGCACGGCGGTGCAGCCCAGCGTCCGTTTGACATGGGCGACAAAGTCGCGTATCAGCATCGGCTGCGGCAGCAGCCCCAGCGTGCCCAGTCCTTCGCCCGCCGCGGCTCCGGGCTGCGCGGCGCCGAGCGGCTCCGTATCGCGCAGGCCCAGCGTTTCCGCGAGGCAGGTATTGACACCTGTCGCCGCCGCGTCGGCATTAGTGTGCAT
The sequence above is a segment of the Ignavibacteriota bacterium genome. Coding sequences within it:
- a CDS encoding Nif3-like dinuclear metal center hexameric protein; the encoded protein is MPTVQEIVDVLFAWAPAALAWEKDNVGILTGDAGAECTGILVSLDVTREVIAEAVSRGANVVVAHHPVIYRPLSSIRDDAEQGRLIGDILRNHLTVVAMHTNADAAATGVNTCLAETLGLRDTEPLGAAQPGAAAGEGLGTLGLLPQPMLIRDFVAHVKRTLGCTAVRASRHDADATIHRVAVCGGAGGSLLETAARRGAQAFVTADLNYHAFLDYGRRLLVLDAGHYETEFPFINRCVEVLRAGLFDKMEKSRIFPVLTMTNGMCTV